In the Streptomyces sp. NBC_00193 genome, TCATCGCCTGGCTGTACTCGCGCCACGCGGCGGCCCAGCTCGACCCCAAGGCCTCGGCCATCAAGGCAAGGATGGAGGCGGGCGAATGAGCGCCCCGCTGTACGTGGCGGTCGCCGGGGCGGCCACGGCGGGCACGACCACCGCCGCCGGCGCCTCCGAGCACCGCCCGCTGATCATCACCCTGTTCGGGCTGTTCGTCGTCGCCACCCTGGCCATCACGGTCTGGGCCGGACGCCAGACCAAGGACGCCGCCGACTTCTACGCGGGCGGCCGCCAGTTCACCGGATTCCAGAACGGCCTGGCCATCTCCGGCGACTACATGTCCGCCGCGTCCTTCCTCGGCATCGCCGGAGCCATCGCGCTCTTCGGCTACGACGGCTTCCTCTACTCGATCGGCTTCCTCGTCGCCTGGCTGGTGGCCCTGCTCCTGGTCGCCGAGCCGCTGCGCAACTCCGGCCGCTACACGATGGGCGACGTACTCGCGTACCGGATGCGCCAGCGCCCCGTACGCACCGCCGCGGGCACCTCCACCATCGTGGTCTCGATCTTCTACCTGCTCGCCCAGATGGCCGGCGCCGGCGTGCTCGTCTCGCTGCTCCTCGGCATCACCAGCGACTTCGGCAAGGTCGTGATCGTCTCGCTGGTCGGCGTCCTGATGATCCTCTACGTCACCATCGGCGGGATGAAGGGCACCACCTGGGTCCAGATGATCAAGGCCGTGCTGCTGATCGCGGGCACGCTGCTGATCACCTTCCTGGTCCTGTGGAAGTTCAGCTTCAACATCTCGGACCTGCTGGGCCAGGCCGCCGACAACAGCGGGCAGGGTGTCAAGTTCCTGGAGCCGGGCCTGAAGTACGGCAAGGACTCGCTCTCGAAGCTGGACTTCCTCTCGCTCGGCCTCGCCCTGGTCCTGGGCACCGCCGGCCTGCCGCACATCCTGATCCGCTTCTACACGGTTCCCACGGCCAAGGCCGCCCGCAAGTCCGTGAACTGGGCCATCGGCATCATCGGCGCCTTCTACCTGATGACGATCGTCCTCGGCTTCGGCGCCGCGGCCCTGCTCAAGCGGGCCGACATCATCGCCTCCAACAAGGCCGGCACCACCGCGGCCCCGCTGCTCGCCCAGGAGATCGGCGGCGGCTCGGGCTCCACCGGGGGAGCGGTGCTGCTCGCCGTGATCTCGGCGGTGGCCTTCGCCACGATCCTCGCGGTCGTCGCGGGCCTGACGCTGGCCTCCTCCTCGTCCTTCGCGCACGACATCTACGTCAACGTGATCCGCAAGGGCAAGGCCACCGAGAAGGAAGAGGTACGGGCGGCCCGCTGGTCGACCGTGGTCATCGGAGCCGTGGCCATCGGACTCGGCGCCCTGGCCCGCGACCTCAACGTGGCCGGCCTCGTCGCCCTGGCCTTCGCGGTCGCCGCGTCCGCCAACCTGCCGACGATCCTCTACAGCCTCTTCTGGAAGCGCTTCACCACCCAGGGCGCCCTGTGGTCCATCTACGGAGGCCTGATCTCCTCGGTCGTCCTGGTGCTCTTCTCGCCGGTCGTCTCCGGCAAGCCCACCTCGATGTTCAAGGGCGCCGACTTCTACTGGTTCCCCCTGGAGAACCCCGGCATCATCTCCATCCCGCTCGGCTTCCTGCTGGGATGGCTGGGAACGGTCCTCTCCAAGGAGAAGGCAGACCCGCAGAAGTTCGCCGAGCTAGAGGTCCGCTCGCTCACCGGAACCGGCGCGCACTGACACCCTGCGCCGCAGCGAGATGCTCCGAACACCGAGCGTGGCCGTGTCGTATGTCCCTACGACACGGTCACGCCTCGTCTCGTTCGTTCGGGCACCCCTACATGTCACGGGCTTCGCGTAGGCTCGTCAGTAGCGCTCGTAATCTCATCCGCTATGGCGTAAACCTCTACAAACCGGACAGGGGAGGGGGCTCACAGTGCTTCTCGACACTTACGGCCGCGTGGCCACTGACCTGCGTGTCTCGCTCACCGACCGGTGCAATCTGCGCTGTACGTACTGCATGCCCGAGGAGGGTCTGCAGTGGCTCGGCAAGTCGGATCTGCTCAGTGACGACGAGATCGTCCGCCTGATCCGCATCGCGGTCACCCAGCTCGGGATCAAGGAAGTGCGCTTCACCGGCGGCGAGCCGCTGCTGCGTCCCGGCCTCGTCGGGATCGTCGAGCAGTGCGCGGCCCTGGAGCCCCGCCCCAAGATGTCGCTGACCACCAACGGCATCGGCCTCAAGCGCACCGCCCAGGCCCTCAAGGCCGCCGGCCTGGACCGGGTGAACGTTTCCCTGGACACCCTGCGGCCCGAGGTCTTCAAGACCCTGACCCGGCGCGACCGCCACAAGGACGTCATCGAGGGCATGGCCGCCGCCCGCGACGCCGGCCTCACCCCCGTCAAGGTCAACGCGGTCCTGATGCCCGGACTCAACGACGACGAGGCCCCCGACCTGCTGGCCTGGGCCGTCGAGAACGAGTACGAGCTCCGTTTCATCGAGCAGATGCCCCTCGACGCCCAGCACGGCTGGAAGCGCGACGGCATGATCACCGCCGGTGACATCCTGGAATCCCTGCGCACCCGCTTCACGCTCACCGAAGAAGGGTCCGAGGAGCGCGGCTCCGCCCCGGCCGAGCGCTGGGTCGTCGACGGCGGCCCGGCCACCGTCGGCGTCATCGCCTCGGTCACCCGCCCCTTCTGCGGAGCCTGCGACCGTACGCGCCTCACGGCCGACGGCCAGATCCGCACCTGCCTCTTCGCCACCGAGGAGTCCGACCTGCGCGCCGCCCTGCGCTCGGGCGCCCCGGACGAGGAGATCGCCCGCCTGTGGAAGGTGGCGATGTGGGGCAAGAAGGCCGGGTCCGGCCTCGACGACCCGACCTTCCTGCAGCCCGACCGCCCGATGTCGGCGATCGGCGGCTGACCTCAACCGTCACGAACGGTTCCGAGCGACCCCGAGGGCTCGCAGCGGCTACGGCCGCTGCGAGCCCTCGGGCGCTTCCCACTCGTCGAGCTTCACCACGTCCTTGAGGAAACCGCGGACCCCCAGGAACTGGGACAGGTGCTCGCGGTGCTCATCGCACGCCAGCCAGGTCTTGCGGCGCTCGGGGGTGTGCAGTTTCGGGTTGTTCCACGCCAGGACCCAGACGGCCGCCTCGCGGCAGGCCTTGGCGGAACAGGTGGGCGCGTCGGCGGCGGAAGCGTCGTTCAGGAGTGCGTCAAGGGGAGTCACGGCTCAACCCTAAGACGGAATGGCGACGCCGAGCAGCCACGGGGGGAGCTGCCCGGCGTCGGTCCGTCGCTCCGACGGGGGATGCGGAGCGCGTAGGCAGTATGTCACGCAGGACCCGGTGCGGTGCACTGGAACTTCATGATTGATCTGAGCTTTTCTTGAGGTTTCCGTCACCCAGCGCGGGACGCACGGGCGCCGGAACGAAGTGGGACGGCAGAGAGGGCGTCGATTCGCGCCCCGCGTTCGCGATGACCACCGCGATGTACGGCAGCAGCGCCCCCGCGACGAGCGTCACGATGGCCACGGGCCGCTGCACGTTCCACAGGACGATCGTCGCGACGACCGACAGGGTCCTGATCAGCATCGAGATCACGTACCGGCGCTGGCGTCCCCGTACGTCCTCGGCGAGGCTCATCCGAGCCCCCGTGATCCGGAAGACCTCGGACCCGTTCCGCTTCGTCCGCTCCACAACCCACCACCCGATCGATCGCCGGACACTCCCCGGCCCGGACGCCTCCACGGTACGCCGCGCGCCCCCGGCCGGGCAGAGGGGGTGTCCCTCGAATGGCCCTGTCCGAAATGCGTAGTAGG is a window encoding:
- a CDS encoding cation acetate symporter, translated to MSAPLYVAVAGAATAGTTTAAGASEHRPLIITLFGLFVVATLAITVWAGRQTKDAADFYAGGRQFTGFQNGLAISGDYMSAASFLGIAGAIALFGYDGFLYSIGFLVAWLVALLLVAEPLRNSGRYTMGDVLAYRMRQRPVRTAAGTSTIVVSIFYLLAQMAGAGVLVSLLLGITSDFGKVVIVSLVGVLMILYVTIGGMKGTTWVQMIKAVLLIAGTLLITFLVLWKFSFNISDLLGQAADNSGQGVKFLEPGLKYGKDSLSKLDFLSLGLALVLGTAGLPHILIRFYTVPTAKAARKSVNWAIGIIGAFYLMTIVLGFGAAALLKRADIIASNKAGTTAAPLLAQEIGGGSGSTGGAVLLAVISAVAFATILAVVAGLTLASSSSFAHDIYVNVIRKGKATEKEEVRAARWSTVVIGAVAIGLGALARDLNVAGLVALAFAVAASANLPTILYSLFWKRFTTQGALWSIYGGLISSVVLVLFSPVVSGKPTSMFKGADFYWFPLENPGIISIPLGFLLGWLGTVLSKEKADPQKFAELEVRSLTGTGAH
- the moaA gene encoding GTP 3',8-cyclase MoaA, yielding MLLDTYGRVATDLRVSLTDRCNLRCTYCMPEEGLQWLGKSDLLSDDEIVRLIRIAVTQLGIKEVRFTGGEPLLRPGLVGIVEQCAALEPRPKMSLTTNGIGLKRTAQALKAAGLDRVNVSLDTLRPEVFKTLTRRDRHKDVIEGMAAARDAGLTPVKVNAVLMPGLNDDEAPDLLAWAVENEYELRFIEQMPLDAQHGWKRDGMITAGDILESLRTRFTLTEEGSEERGSAPAERWVVDGGPATVGVIASVTRPFCGACDRTRLTADGQIRTCLFATEESDLRAALRSGAPDEEIARLWKVAMWGKKAGSGLDDPTFLQPDRPMSAIGG
- a CDS encoding DUF3099 domain-containing protein, whose product is MSLAEDVRGRQRRYVISMLIRTLSVVATIVLWNVQRPVAIVTLVAGALLPYIAVVIANAGRESTPSLPSHFVPAPVRPALGDGNLKKSSDQS